CGCAGCCGAGCGGCATGTGAAAGAGGCTCAAATAGCGGCTGGAGAGAAATAAGGCTTCGCACGTCGATTTAATATCCAATTAGTGTGAGGCCGGCGTCGAGCACATGCCTGGGTTTGGTTTAATCCTCTAGGTTTGCCGTAATCAACAGGTTGAAAGTCAACGAGGATTTTTTTTCCGCCTGCCTCTACCGCATATCCAGTTGAAGGGATGCGTCTCTCTGTACCCATTTTCTTTCTGCTGTGGGTTAGAGCCCTGACATTGAAAAACCTCAATTATTCCGTCCCGGAGGAGCAAGGACCTGGCACAGTTATAGGGAATATAGCGAAAGATGCCGCATACGGGACTATGGAGCGGGGGAAAAAATCGAACTTCAGAGTCCTGGAGAATTCTGCGCCGCATCTGGTGGACGTTGACCCGGAGAGTGGACTTATCTTCACTAAACAAAGGATTGACAGGGAGACGTTGTGCAGGCGCAACCCGAAGTGCCAGCTCTCCATGGAGGTGTTCGCCAACGATAAAGAAATATGCATGATCAAGATTGATATACAGGATATAAATGACAACTCGCCCAGTTTTCCGTCCGATCACGTTAACATAGATATTTCAGAAAACGCCGCTGCCGGGACACGCTTCCCTCTGACTATTGCACATGACTCAGACTCCGGGGAAAACGGAATAAAAACCTACCAGGTGACGAGGGACGACTACAACACGTTCTCTTTGGATTTAAAAGTGAGGGGCGACGGGACTATATATCCGGAGCTGGTGGTTCAGAGACCACTGGACAGGGAGGATCAGAGCCATCACACCCTTCTGCTTACAGCAATTGACGGTGGGGAGTATCCAAGATCAGGCTCCATGCAAATCAATGTCAGAGTGACTGATTCCAATGACAATAGTCCGGTTTTTGAAAAATCCTCCTATGTCTTAGATATTCCAGAGAATTCCCCTCCTGGAAAAGTACTGATAGATTTGAACGCCACTGATCAGGACGAGGGGAGCAACGGGCAGGTGGTCTACTCCTTCACTGGATATGCATCTGAGAGAATCCAAGATCTGTTCTCTATTGACCCCAATACTGGCGTCATCAAGGTCCAGGGAGAGATTGACTATGAAGAGAATCCAATAATAGAGTTTGATGTGCAGGCAAAGGATCTGGGGCCCAACCCAATACCGGGCCACTGTAAAATTACTGTCAAAGTGCTGGACAAAAATGACAACTCGCCAGTAATAAGTTTTGTTTCCGTCCGGCAGGGAGCTATCAGTGAAGCAGCACCTCCAGAATCTGTCATAGCACTGGTCAGAGTGACAGATAAGGACGCTGGTCGCAATGGTCAACTCCAGTGCCGGGTGCTGGGAAATGTCCCCTTCAGACTGCAGgaaaataatgataatttttaTACTCTGCTCACAGAGCGACCGCTGGATAGAGAAATGAAAGATGAATACAATGTAACAATAATGGCGAGAGACAATGGGATCCCGTCTTTGAACTTCACTAAATCGTTTACTGTGAAAATCTTAGATGAAAATGACAACGCGCCGCGCTTTACAAAGACTGTGTATGTGCTACAGGTGCCTGAGAACAATATCCCAGGGGAGTTCCTGGGCTCCGTTCTAGCCCACGACCCGGATGTGGGTCGAAACGGAACGGTGTCGTACTCCATCCTGCCGTCACACATTGGGGATGTGTCTGTGTACACCTACGTGTCTGTCAACCCCAACAACGGAGCCATATACGCCTCGCGTTCCTTCAACTACGAGCAGACCAAGTCCTTTGAGTTCAAAGTTCAAGCTAAGGACGGAGGGTCTCCTCACATGGAAAGCACCTCCACCGTCAGGGTCAACATCCTGGACGTCAACGACAATCTCCCGGTCATCATTTTGCCCCTGCTGCAGAACGACACCGCCGAAATCCCGGTGCCGAGGAACGTGGGCATCGGCTACATCGTGGCCACGGTGAAAGCGGTGGACCACGACCACGGCGAGAGCGGCCACCTGACCTACGAGATCACCGAGGGGAACGACGAGCGGCTGTTTGAGATGGACCCGGCGGGGGGCGAGCTCAGGACGGCCCACGCGCTCTGGGAGGAGGTGGCTCCGGTGGTGGAGCTCGTGGTGAAGGTAACCGACCACGGCAAGCCCCCCTTATCCGCCGTGGCTAAGCTGATCATTAAGGCAAAcgcagaggaggcggcgggaggGGGGTCCAGCGCCAcgggaaaacagcagcactgggaTGTATCCCTGCCCCTCATAGTTACCCTCTGCATTATCTCTGTCATGCTCTTAGTAGTCATGACCGCCATCGCTGTCAAGTCCAAGCATCAAGATAAGGAGACTGGGAATTATAACTGCCGCATGGCTGAGTACTCCAATCCTCCAGTGGGGAAGGGCAAAAAGAAAAGGATCAACAAGAGTGACATCATGCTGGTGCAGagtgagatggaggagagagattCCGCCAGCCGGATGAACGTGGTGAGCAGCCCCTCGCTCATCACCTCGCCCATATGCTTTGACTATCAGAGCCCCCTGCCCCTCACGCTgcccaggtcagaggtcatgtaCCTGAAGACCACTCCGAACAGCCTGACGGTCCCCAGGGCGGGCTGCCACTCCAGCTTCGCCGGGCTGAGCGCAGACACTCCAGCGAATAGGATGTCGGTGATACAGGTAAGGAGGCTGCTGCGCCGGATCCTTTATCTGCCCTTTATTCGGGCTTATCTGCTTTGCCATACAAATCTGACAAAGGAAAAGTAATCGACTGAAAACGAGAAACCCTGCCACTCTGAGCAGACATCATTATTATCACGTTTCCATTCGCCATTATGAAATGTACGATCAAGTACTCTGTACACGTGAGGAGTGATACGGGAACTTAGAATTAGAATGAGTCCGCGTGTTGATGAGTGATTTTCACAAAAGAGCttcccttttttcccccccaagGATTCAGGGTTTCAGAAATAGTTCC
This genomic interval from Betta splendens chromosome 21, fBetSpl5.4, whole genome shotgun sequence contains the following:
- the LOC114847186 gene encoding protocadherin-17-like, yielding MRLSVPIFFLLWVRALTLKNLNYSVPEEQGPGTVIGNIAKDAAYGTMERGKKSNFRVLENSAPHLVDVDPESGLIFTKQRIDRETLCRRNPKCQLSMEVFANDKEICMIKIDIQDINDNSPSFPSDHVNIDISENAAAGTRFPLTIAHDSDSGENGIKTYQVTRDDYNTFSLDLKVRGDGTIYPELVVQRPLDREDQSHHTLLLTAIDGGEYPRSGSMQINVRVTDSNDNSPVFEKSSYVLDIPENSPPGKVLIDLNATDQDEGSNGQVVYSFTGYASERIQDLFSIDPNTGVIKVQGEIDYEENPIIEFDVQAKDLGPNPIPGHCKITVKVLDKNDNSPVISFVSVRQGAISEAAPPESVIALVRVTDKDAGRNGQLQCRVLGNVPFRLQENNDNFYTLLTERPLDREMKDEYNVTIMARDNGIPSLNFTKSFTVKILDENDNAPRFTKTVYVLQVPENNIPGEFLGSVLAHDPDVGRNGTVSYSILPSHIGDVSVYTYVSVNPNNGAIYASRSFNYEQTKSFEFKVQAKDGGSPHMESTSTVRVNILDVNDNLPVIILPLLQNDTAEIPVPRNVGIGYIVATVKAVDHDHGESGHLTYEITEGNDERLFEMDPAGGELRTAHALWEEVAPVVELVVKVTDHGKPPLSAVAKLIIKANAEEAAGGGSSATGKQQHWDVSLPLIVTLCIISVMLLVVMTAIAVKSKHQDKETGNYNCRMAEYSNPPVGKGKKKRINKSDIMLVQSEMEERDSASRMNVVSSPSLITSPICFDYQSPLPLTLPRSEVMYLKTTPNSLTVPRAGCHSSFAGLSADTPANRMSVIQTENFPSESNYAGSRQPFVQSSTFKDAERASLRDSGHGDSDQADSDQDTNKGSHCDTSAREALKMKATAVNGQPFEQEQDKSVHCTDECRALGHSDRCWMPKLRVGSQADSADNRTNLFIPVGMDAMVETEIYGTISCSGRKTLSTFGKEQRDSTILVANVKPYLKSQRALSPPLQESPSASGSPTKGGRPPDLAEQEASKEREVGGGSDSSAYGPPDGQCSPLHTELEEPSYLTRELRPKSLSSSLIHSSVISQECGGSDCAHDPREATN